A single region of the Theileria annulata chromosome 4, complete sequence, *** SEQUENCING IN PROGRESS *** genome encodes:
- a CDS encoding mRNA turnover/deadenylation component (POP2 homologue), putative (Tap579b07.q1c.C.cand.2 - score = 34.16;~SMART pfam:CAF1 (PF04857) at aa 8-240, E()=1.20e-116) translates to MDEELQIVDVWSDNLEDAFDRIRDLLEQYPYVSIDTEFPGIVVRPTSYLEDYNYQTVKCNVDLLNIIQLGLTFADSDGSSPNSASTWQFNFKFDLHHDMYAQNSIDLLKNSGIDFESHQRRGIDLVHFGELIMSSGLVMNEEIVWISFHGSYDFAYLLKLLTCTNLPSNQSLFFELLHDFFPSLYDIKFLLDERSIELSGRLSLQKLADHLDVKRVGLQHQAGSDSLVTSRTFFKLMQRYFENKLDDQKYQGIIYGLGKSAPSNDKDYSSSNTQSETKGKPIQELNGYNSILNYNTQLNYNNNNIVNSNHTNNIAVNNLGVNGNHSMNNLSVNNNLPSNNLVNSNLPVNNNMGVSNLGVNNNLGSNNLGVNNLVNSNLTVNSNLGVNNMTVNNLGVNNNLGVNNLGVNNNLPVNSNLGVNFVNSNNFQTNTFNPNFPNTFANNTFGTTNTFGTNTFGSSNTFGTSNTFGSSNTFGTNTFGNSNTFNSNTFGNNYVNNVFSGNEKDENYKWNMQNNVLYDSPFTKSNKDPGILSDVTLYDKKNFY, encoded by the coding sequence ATGGATGAAGAACTGCAAATAGTTGACGTGTGGTCCGACAACTTAGAAGATGCATTTGACAGGATCCGCGACCTTCTGGAACAGTACCCCTATGTGTCAATTGACACCGAGTTCCCGGGAATCGTAGTAAGGCCGACGTCGTACCTTGAAGACTATAATTATCAAACGGTAAAGTGTAATGTTGACCTTTTAAACATTATTCAACTAGGACTTACATTTGCAGACTCAGATGGGTCATCTCCAAATAGCGCCTCGACCTGGCAattcaatttcaaattcGACCTACATCATGATATGTATGCACAAAACTCAATTGACTTGTTAAAGAATTCTGGAATTGATTTTGAAAGCCATCAAAGAAGAGGAATTGACTTGGTGCATTTTGGAGAGCTTATCATGTCATCAGGCCTAGTAATGAATGAGGAAATTGTATGGATTTCATTCCATGGCTCTTATGATTTTGCATACCTACTAAAGCTGTTAACTTGTACTAATTTACCGTCTAACCAGTCATTATTTTTCGAGCTGTTACACGACTTTTTCCCCTCACTCTATGATATTAAGTTTTTGTTGGATGAAAGGAGTATTGAGCTATCAGGTCGACTTTCACTTCAAAAGTTAGCTGATCATCTCGATGTTAAACGCGTTGGACTTCAACATCAGGCAGGAAGTGATTCTCTAGTCACTTCCCGTACCTTTTTCAAGCTCATGCAACGCTATTTTGAGAACAAACTCGATGATCAAAAGTATCAAGGTATAATTTATGGACTTGGTAAATCTGCTCCATCCAATGACAAGGATTATAGTTCCTCAAATACACAGTCAGAAACCAAGGGGAAACCAATCCAGGAACTCAATGGCTACAACAGTATCCTAAACTACAACACACAACTCAACTATAACAATAACAACATTGTCAATTCTAATCACACCAATAACATAGCTGTCAACAATCTAGGTGTAAACGGTAATCATTCCATGAATAATCTAAGTGTAAATAATAACCTACCATCAAACAATCTAGTTAACAGTAACTTACCagtaaataataacatGGGTGTAAGTAATCTAggtgtaaataataatctcGGATCAAATAACCTAGGTGTTAACAATTTAGTTAACAGTAACTTAACAGTAAATAGTAACCTAGGTGTCAATAACATGACAGTAAATAACTTAGGAGTCAATAACAATTTAGGAGTTAACAACTTAGgagtaaataataatttaccGGTAAATAGTAACTTGGGTGTTAACTTTGTAAATTCTAACAACTTTCAAACTAATACATTTAATCCGAACTTTCCAAATACTTTTGCAAATAATACTTTTGGTACTACCAACACATTTGGTACAAATACATTTGGTAGTTCTAATACATTTGGCACTAGTAATACCTTTGGTAGTTCTAACACATTTGGTACAAATACATTTGGTAATAGTAATACATTCAATTCCAATACGTTTGgtaataattatgtaaataatgtatttagTGGAAATGAAAAGGATGAGAATTACAAGTGGAATATGCAAAATAATGTACTCTATGACTCACCATTTActaaatcaaataaagaTCCTGGGATACTATCAGATGTTACACTATACGATAAAAAGaatttttactaa
- a CDS encoding uncharacterized protein (Tap579b07.q1c.cand.148 - score = 52.44;~SMART pfam:UPF0004 (PF00919) at aa 316-401, E()=1.70-31; Elp3 (SM00729) at aa 459-677, E()=1.32e-26;~1 probable transmembrane helix predicted for TA11010 by TMHMM2.0 at aa 7-29): MTGTRFRSPVVGCVILGVACVSCIAYYLYKRSRKRFFDPKNLIKSQIDRHNSEETHEDEALESSDFSDFVIVQSSEEFDHDDELMDVNFEEIEFIEDRTSDSHKVFRVFNPNKRLGDSRTPNSNSAIATVNHSNKDKSNNVNSDKLYGNTYESTYGNPEKSNTKKHMDKHTKMDKSYGNKGEKSPVRNGKRESLPKMADKYSDFGTLGINDEWTVLDNYTNIDGTCEEYSYVEKTVRILNSLIHSYIQNNFFSEEMDLQKNQSIPLTTNIGIDNLTNNGADNLNNNGSYNVDNCEIDKPNGVECSMNKSINPSEVKIYLKNFGCSHNISDSEYMLGLISESGYTITENIEECDVVIINSCTVKNPSEHAMVNYINQGLKLNKRIIVTGCIPQSDKKHPVLSTSVTNVQFLNKLNNSVGIMQIDKIIYVIENVMNGNRVVLLEKKSLPSLDLPKIRKNKLIEIIPISTGCLGSCTFCKTKHSRGVLNSYEIEAILDRVESSVSEGVKEIWLTSEDLGAYGIDLGTNIITLLYSIINILPQNIMLRLGMCNPPYIKKYINEICEILSHDNVFEFIHIPVQSCSDAVLEKMNREYLLEDFLYIVSVIKAKLPNCTIATDIICGFPTETEQDHQITVQTLQQLKLSIINISQYYSRKGTISSSMKELDNNVKKNRSREITNVFMSYENNSKFINSVFKVFFNHMNGDQLVGYNKYYIKVIVKGLENPNTFLGTVQNVKVVNTHKWHLECNLITQ; encoded by the exons atgaCTGGAACTAGATTTCGTTCACCAGTTGTGGGCTGTGTTATTCTAGGCGTCGCCTGTGTTTCCTGTATCGCATATTATCTCTATAAGCGTTCTCGTAAGAGGTTTTTTGACCCAAAAAACTTAATCAAGTCACAAATTGATCGTCATAATTCAGAGGAAACTCACGAAGATGAAGCTTTGGAATCCTCTGATTTCTCTGATTTTGTCATTGTTCAATCTTCCGAAGAATTCGATCATG ATGATGAATTGATGGATGTAAATTTTGAGGAAATTGAGTTTATTGAGGATCGAACCTCAGATAGTCATAAGGTATTTAGGGTATTTAACCCTAATAAAAGACTTGGTGATAGTAGAACACCAAACAGTAACAGTGCCATTGCTACAGTTAACCATAGCAATAAGgataaatctaataatgTGAATTCCGATAAACTATACGGAAATACATACGAATCCACTTACGGAAATCCTGAGAAATCAAACACTAAGAAACATATGGATAAACATACTAAGATGGACAAATCGTATGGTAACAAGGGTGAGAAATCACCGGTTCGAAATGGTAAAAGGGAAAGTTTACCAAAAATGGCAGATAAGTATAGTGATTTTGGCACTCTTGGTATAAACGATGAGTGGACAGTGCTAGACAATTATACCAACATTGATGGCACTTGCGAAGAATATTCCTACGTTGAGAAAACGGTAAGAATCTTAAACTCTCTCATTCACTCTTATATTcagaataattttttttcaGAGGAAATGGACCTTCAAAAAAACCAATCTATTCCATTAACTACTAATATTGGTATTGACAATTTAACTAACAATGGAGCTGACAACCTTAACAATAACGGATCTTACAATGTTGATAACTGTGAAATTGACAAGCCTAATGGAGTTGAGTGTAGTATGAATAAGAGTATAAATCCATCAGAAGTGAAGATATATTTGAAGAATTTTGGATGTAGTCATAACATATCAGACAGTGAGTACATGTTAGGGTTAATTTCAGAGTCGGGATATACAATAACAGAGAATATAGAAGAGTGTGACGTAGTGATAATTAATAGCTGTACAGTAAAGAATCCAAGTGAACATGCAATGgtcaattatataaaccAAGGACTTAAACTCAATAAACGCATCATAGTCACTGGTTGTATTCCACAATCAGATAAAAAGCATCCC GTATTAAGTACATCAGTTACTAATGTCCAATTCCTCAATAAACTCAATAATTCTGTAGGAATAATGCAAATTGATAAGATAATTTATGTGATTGAGAATGTAATGAATGGAAATCGAGTAGTATTATTGGAGAAGAAAAGTTTACCAAGTTTAGATTTACCAAAAATTAGGAAGAATAAACTCATTGAGATCATACCGATATCGACGGGTTGTTTAGGCTCATGCACATTTTGTAAAACAAAACATAGCAg AGGAGTATTGAACAGTTATGAAATAGAAGCGATACTGGATAGAGTAGAATCAAGTGTCAGTGAAGGAGTTAAGGAAATTTGGTTAACTTCTGAAGATTTAGGAGCATATGGAATTGATCTAGGCACTAATATAATAACATTACTCtattcaattattaatattctacCACAAAATATTATGCTAAG ATTGGGAATGTGTAATCCACCTTATATAaaaaagtatataaatgaaatatgTGAAATATTATCACATGATAATGTGTTTGAGTTTATACATATACCAGTACAGAGTTGTAGTGACGCAGTGTTAGAGAAGATGAATCGTGAATATCTATTGGAAGATTTTCTATATATAGTCTCTGTAATTAAAGCTAAATTGCCAAATTGTACAATCGCAACTGATATTATCTGTGGATTCCCAACTGAAACTGAACAAGATCATCAAATCACAGTACAAACATTACAACAACTCAAATTATCCATAATAAACATATCACAATATTATTCACGTAAAG GAACTATAAGTAGTAGTATGAAAGAATTGGATAATAATGTCAAGAAGAATCGAAGTAGAGAAATAACAAATGTATTCATGTCATATGAGAATAATTCaaagtttattaattcaGTTTTTAAAGTGTTTTTTAACCACATGAATGGAGATCAACTTGTAGGATATAATAAGTATTATATCAAAGTTATTGTTAAAGGTTTGGAAAACCCAAATACATTTCTTGGAACTGTACAAAATGTTAAAGTTGTCAATACACATAAATGGCATCTAGaatgtaatttaataacacAATAA
- a CDS encoding uncharacterized protein (Tap579b07.q1c.C.cand.5 - score = 15.89;~Apicoplast targetting peptide predicted by the PlasmoAP tool;~Signal peptide predicted for TA11005 by SignalP 2.0 HMM (Signal peptide probability 0.909, signal anchor probability 0.064) with cleavage site probability 0.808 between residues 20 and 21), with product MDLVSKILLLIWCFITSIHCNIKYNYNKFNNFTNFNNYKYNNYRKYNNLSFITVPINLKSYTTNVNSLNDEKTVVLTEKPINAQNTDFILPSQSKAKILPFTGNLVKNADKLKYIKNKYELIKVKINDLLYPKDSTPEVVKFINYKYLERFLLSFYSSITTNIKFNNTPESVAKTLEETANKQNGNKFLMTFTSFMFKDLFSKIINYYWFNKLNVSSSPKLFRISSTLMFSLFGILDSFINYKLIEPKVVLLAINNVFKQLSLLTLNNLNNVYTQDKGFVVKDNNYIFDLLGMSFGLLASHILNKFGNFKFTAVLTNLIANNLTSFYLTSFK from the coding sequence atggaTTTggtttctaaaattttactttTGATTTGGTGTTTCATCACCTCAATTCATTGTAACATaaagtataattataacaaatttaataattttaccaattttaataattataaatataataattatagaaaatataataatttaagtttCATAACTGTTCcgataaatttaaaatcatataCAACAAAtgtaaattcattaaatgatgaaaaaaCGGTTGTTCTGACTGAGAAACCAATAAATGCTCAAAATACTGATTTCATATTACCTAGTCAGTCAAAGGCTAAAATCTTGCCTTTCACTGGTAATTTGGTTAAAAATGCTGataaactaaaatatataaaaaacaaGTATGAACTTATTAaggttaaaattaatgatttattGTATCCTAAGGATTCAACACCTGAAGTtgttaaattcataaattataaatatttggaaAGATTCCTCCTATCATTTTACTCTTCAATTAccacaaatattaaattcaacAACACACCTGAAAGCGTGGCTAAAACTCTAGAAGAAACAGctaataaacaaaatggAAACAAATTTCTAATGACGTTCACCAGTTTTATGTTTAAggatttattttcaaagattattaattattattggtTTAACAAACTGAATGTTTCTAGTTCtccaaaattatttagaatttCAAGCACTTTGATGTTTAGTTTATTCGGCATTTTGGACTCGTTTATTAATTACAAGTTAATTGAGCCTAAAGTTGTATTACTTGCTATAAACAATGTTTTTAAACAACTTTCACTGCTGacattaaataatctcAATAATGTGTACACTCAGGATAAAGGGTTTGTTGTAAAGGATAATAATTACATTTTTGATCTTCTGGGTATGTCATTTGGGCTTTTGGCTTCacacattttaaacaaatttggcaattttaaattcacAGCCGTTTTAACAAATCTGATCGCAAATAATCTTACATCCTTCTACTTAACTTcctttaaataa
- a CDS encoding cyclin, putative (SMART CYCLIN (SM00385) at aa 78-162, E()=3.99e-05) encodes MNCHRDDMVEKNNVSGIEFDWVKNSTHYKNWLIDSIDKLNSIQLNTYNNAVKLLQKRKFEYKIPSFNDELWLIKYYSFQLSQFVNSNNLKPSVKETSLVLFNRFYLRRSLLEYDPRIIMFTCITLATKLEDMWRSVYIDKLLYKINNLNITKVFEMESIVCDVLNFNLNILHLNDSIYILIQLLISYIKESLDVDGINEYIGIILYMLKEAEMSALIMNESPSLTFLYTPPQLTLSIILQLIKNTSLSTILSIESFVLKLLNGDEKNLMKLLSLTQSIMDEYNEFLAFRNELNQSKALPTPKCMVISFYSQVYTNKSIE; translated from the exons atgaattgtCATCGAGATGAc atggtagaaaaaaataatgtgtCTGGAATTGAGTTTGACTGGGTCAAGAATTCTACTCATTATAAGAATTGGTTGATTGATTCCATTGATAAACTCAATTCTATACAACTTAACACTTATAATAATGctgttaaattattacaaa AACgtaaatttgaatataaGATTCCAAGTTTTAATGATGAACTTTGGcttattaaatattattcatttcaATTATCGCAATTTGTTAATTCAAATAATCTTAAACCTTCTGTTAAA gAAACATCATTAGTATTGTTTAATAGATTTTATTTAAGACGTTCATTACTTGAATATGATCCAAGAATtataat GTTTACTTGTATTACACTTGCTACTAAACTTGAAGATATGTGGCGTAGTGTttatattgataaattattatataaaattaataatctaaatataacaa AAGTATTTGAAATGGAATCTATAGTTTGTGatgtattaaatttcaatttGAACATTTTACATCTTAATGAttctatttatatattaatacaacTTCTCATTTCC tatataaaagaAAGTCTTGATGTGGATGgtataaatgaatatattggtataatattatatatgttaAAAGAGGCAGAAATGAGTGcattaataatgaatgaAAGTCCATC ATTAACTTTCTTATATACACCACCACAACTTACATTATCAATAATTCTACAActtattaaaaatacttcATTATCAACTATACTCTCCATTGAATC ATTtgtattgaaattattgaatGGAGATGAaaagaatttaatgaaattattatcattaaCACAATCAATTATG gATGAATATAATGAGTTTTTGGCCTTTagaaatgaattaaatcaatCTAAAGCAC TCCCTACTCCCAAGTGTATGGTAATAAGTTTCTATTCCCAAGTCTATACTAACAAATCTATTGAATAG
- a CDS encoding uncharacterized protein (Tap579b07.q1c.C.cand.4 - score = 43.90;~SMART S1 (SM00316) at aa 598-671, 7.80e-02; 813-884, E()=6.70e+00;~Apicoplast targetting peptide predicted by the PlasmoAP tool;~1 probable transmembrane helix predicted for TA11015 by TMHMM2.0 at aa 7-29;~Signal peptide predicted for TA11015 by SignalP 2.0 HMM (Signal peptide probability 0.622, signal anchor probability 0.327) with cleavage site probability 0.170 between residues 15 and 16): protein MTFLTSFLFLSSGFLIYIILNTHISSYVINDFKLINYRNFYPENSIYTNSYIIKSVWANKYSRNSPEMDLLISSINNPSWEHGPLKINRPHTTKEIYKVMESLLKRKLHMNDIKKIFYKPIIKDEDYFDTEQIYIPPFRPEPKPLDIFATKPTTKAIDSSKGDGIKLIGRDIPFIKDGKINIEKQRYKFEDILAQTLISALLEHEEITKFEPSIVKYPLKHPKDVINNYNSQIVKELLNNIVVMDKDSPVYIPHVDPENLEHIPGYNYSNFTNKLYENYTKFLEKESNVNFSHLFTNLLNQQEELNFGNWTEYLETELLSYLYKYSNLENNNIKISQDESMYDHIYMFLNFIKIKFIKSQFFKSEYKLLNKYIQFNLNRKSSLKKMPYWIWVQYWYNREDFINENLYEILKEIVITDPKADLGKITSGLFEYTNPLKKINTFNILSKFTINNINKYFNYVISKFDKISPKVNEIQHIINSYSQEKIEPIGDFSTDVINMNDIIDKLVKDHKRNLKLHNQTNGSWSKGSSCVNGSVSDTNSYRDTDVDTDTDMENILNEKLDKNLLGYEFRNILSFKKFEEEYRKHNMKHFGRPDYCIKKGQLIKGKVYKIFKDKVIVDIHANILAQLSLINFFHSPKEVPVGGFKNLFNVGDELMFEIIELFDHKIELSMKNIRKFHKFRKILENKNNIFLTKVLQRYYNGILVQYCNSNSNSLDTSTDNNTNSSDTNSNSSSNDTNTNDTDPYMNNLKDLSNCGFVPLKSLTQKYKNDNEFADINLVGQVIPVTFEYFEHVSEIPILSNREALKRLQIIYLKEGDIVKGQVIKYKPYSLVIKFGHLEGSLFVNDMNIECYKQHLVTYPKYIITQVKHIDHVIKLPYLVILSIRNCIIMLSNKDIYDLSEEKLSMTNQFLKEFESYSLEENLENYQKFMSNYTYKEPNTIYNIESKPLTEWTL from the exons ATGACATTTTTAACTTCATTTCTATTCCTTAGTTCAGGATTCcttatttacataattttgAACACTCACATCTCTTCATATgttattaatgattttaaattaattaattataggAATTTCTATCCTGAAAATTCTATTTACACAAATtcttatattataaaatcaGTATGGGCTAATAAATATTCTCGTAATAGTCCAGAAATGGACTTGCTGATTTCTAGTATTAATAACCCTTCTTGGGAACATGGTCCTTTGAAGATTAACCGTCCACACACAACTAAGGAAATTTACAAGGTAATGGAAAGTCTTTTAAAACGTAAATTACATATgaatgatattaaaaagaTTTTCTATAAACCTATTATTAAAGATGAGGATTATTTTGATACGGAACAGATTTATATTCCTCCATTCAGACCTGAACCTAAGCCTTTAGATATATTTGCTACTAAGCCTACTACTAAGGCTATTGATAGTTCTAAAGGTGATggtataaaattgattGGTAGAGATATTCCATTTATAAAGGATGGTAAGATTAATATTGAGAAACAGCGTTACAAATTTGAAGATATCCTTGCTCAAACATTAATTTCAGCACTCTTGGAACATGAAGAAATTACTAAGTTTGAGCCAAgtattgtaaaatatccACTTAAACATCCGAAGGatgttattaataattataatagtCAAATTGTTAAGGAGTtacttaataatattgttgtTATGGATAAGGATTCACCGGTTTATATACCTCATGTTGATCCTGAGAATCTTGAACATATTCCCGGCTATAATTATTCCAATTTCACCAATAAActttatgaaaattatactaAATTCCTTGAAAAAGAATCCAATGTTAATTTCTCacatttatttactaatttattaaatcaacaag AAGAATTGAATTTTGGTAATTGGACAGAATATTTGGAAACGgaattattatcatatttatacaaatattcaaatttggagaataataatataaaaatatcaCAAGATGAATCTATGTATGatcatatttatatgttcctcaatttcataaagatcaaattcattaaaagtcaatttttcaaatcagaatataaattactCAATAAATACATACAATTCAA tTTGAATAGAAAATCAAGTTTGAAGAAAATGCCATATTGGATATGGGTTCAATATTGGTATAATAGAGAAGATTTTATAAATGAGAATTTATATGAGATTTTAAAGGAAATTGTAATAACAGATCCAAAAGCGGATTTAGGTAAGATAACTTCAGGTTTATTTGAATATACAAATCcattaaagaaaattaatacatttaacatattatccaaatttactattaacaatattaataaatatttcaactatgtaattagtaaatttgataaaatctCACCTAAAGTTAATGAAATAcaacatattattaattcatattcCCAAGAGAAGATAGAACCGATAGGAGATTTTTCTACTGATGTAATTAATATGAATGATATTATTGATAAACTAGTAAAAGATCATAAAaggaatttgaaattacATAATCAAACTAATGGTAGTTGGAGTAAGGGTAGTAGTTGTGTTAATGGGAGTGTTAGTGATACTAACAGCTACCGTGATACTGACGTTGATACTGACACCGATATGgaaaatatattgaatgaaaaattggataaaaatttgttaggatatgaatttagaaatatattaagttttaaaaagttTGAAGAAGAGTATAGGAAACATAATATGAAACATTTTGGTAGACCAGattattgtataaaaaaAGGTCAATTAATCAAGGgaaaagtatataaaatcttTAAAGATAAAGTTATTGTTGATATACATGCAAATATTTTAGCACaattatcattaattaatttttttcacTCACCTAAAGAAGTTCCAGT TGGTGGATTTAAGAATTTGTTTAATGTTGGTGATGAATTGATGTTTGAGATTATTGAATTGTTTGATcataaaattgaattatCTATGAAGAATATTAGGAAATTTCATAAGTTTAGAAAGAtacttgaaaataaaaataatatcttCTTAACCAAAGTTCTACAACGTTATTATAATGGTATTCTTGTACAATATTGCAATTCCAATAGCAATTCTCTTGATACCAGTACCGATAACAATACTAATTCCAGTGATACCAACTCCAATTCCAGTTCCAATGATACCAATACTAATGACACCGACCCTtatatgaataatttgaaagaTTTAAGTAATTGTGGATTTGTACCATTGAAGAGTTTAACAcaaaagtataaaaatgataatgaatttgctgatataaatttggtTGGACAGGTGATTCCAGTGACTTTTGAATACTTTGAACATGTGAGTGAGATTCCAATACTAAGTAATAGAGAAGCACTAAAGAGActacaaataatttatctcAAAGAAGGTGATATTGTTAAAGGACAAgtcattaaatataaaccTTATTCTCTTGTTATCAAA tttGGACATTTGGAAGGTTCTTTATTTGTTAATGATATGAATATTGAATGTTATAAACAACATCTTGTAACTTATCCCAAATACATTATTACTCAAGTCAAACATATTGATCATGTAATTAAACTTCCatacttagttatattatccatt aggaattgtattataatgTTGAGTAATAAGGATATATATGACTTGAGTGAGGAGAAATTATCGATGACTAACCAGTTTTTAAAGGAGTTTGAAAGTTATTCACTTGAGGAGAATCTTGAAAACTATCAAAAGTTCATGTCAAATTATACTTACAAGGAACCAAATactatttataatattgaatCAAAACCATTAACAGAATGGACactataa
- a CDS encoding uncharacterized protein (Tap579b07.q1c.C.cand.3 - score = 9.75;~1 probable transmembrane helix predicted for TA11020 by TMHMM2.0 at aa 7-26;~Signal peptide predicted for TA11020 by SignalP 2.0 HMM (Signal peptide probability 0.985, signal anchor probability 0.014) with cleavage site probability 0.869 between residues 23 and 24), with protein sequence MKLMKKYFIIFIGLLLYLNPVSASLFGCSDDKQRCMNQCDENNRVGALSGMSKSACKARCLLSECLFYPRKEKKSAHPSDRLRGFAI encoded by the exons atgAAGTTGATGAAAaagtattttataatatttattggGTTGTTGTTGTATTTGAATCCAGTATCAGCATCATTATTTGGATGTTCAGATGATAAACAAAGATGTATGAATCAATGTGATGAAAACAATAGAGTAGGAGCATTAAGTGGAATGTCAAAGAGTGCA tGTAAAGCAAGATGCCTTTTATCTGaatgtttattttatcctAGAAAAGAAAAGAAAAGTGCTCATCCATCTGATAGATTAAGAGGATTTgcaatataa